A window of Candidatus Dojkabacteria bacterium contains these coding sequences:
- a CDS encoding L28 family ribosomal protein has product MARQCEICGKSTVAGKRIQHHHSIGWRFKAPRKNRVFKPNVRKIKASVDGKVQSISVCMKCYKRLRKEDAAVVAPAAKAASAN; this is encoded by the coding sequence ATGGCACGTCAATGTGAAATTTGTGGAAAATCAACAGTCGCAGGCAAGCGAATTCAGCACCATCACTCCATCGGTTGGAGGTTTAAAGCTCCTCGCAAGAATCGCGTCTTTAAGCCAAATGTCCGCAAAATTAAGGCCAGCGTTGATGGCAAAGTGCAGTCTATCTCGGTATGTATGAAGTGCTACAAGCGACTTCGCAAAGAAGATGCAGCAGTAGTAGCTCCTGCAGCCAAAGCAGCTTCAGCAAACTAA
- a CDS encoding site-2 protease family protein: MVPDLQWILVGLPAFILAGTVHEYMHAWTAKKLGDYTATIEGRLTLNPLAHLDPFGLLLMIIAKFGWMKPVPVNSYNFKNPVVGMAITALAGPASNLVMATAAAIVYNALFAQQFLALLPSSSPVLGVLNSALISFIYVNIVLMLFNLIPIPPLDGSRIVKVIMPKSLQYYWDLMENYSGILLLLILLPFSPLSQVIGTFLTSGILYFMNLLIL; the protein is encoded by the coding sequence ATGGTTCCCGACCTCCAATGGATTTTAGTAGGACTCCCAGCATTCATATTAGCCGGTACAGTTCACGAGTATATGCACGCCTGGACAGCCAAGAAACTGGGAGATTACACCGCCACTATAGAAGGCAGGCTCACACTGAATCCCTTAGCCCATCTCGACCCGTTCGGCCTGCTACTTATGATAATTGCCAAGTTCGGCTGGATGAAGCCCGTTCCGGTGAATTCATACAATTTTAAGAATCCTGTTGTAGGAATGGCGATCACAGCACTTGCTGGTCCTGCTTCCAACCTGGTAATGGCAACAGCTGCTGCGATTGTATACAACGCTCTCTTTGCACAGCAATTTCTCGCACTACTACCATCATCTAGCCCTGTCCTTGGAGTGCTCAACTCTGCACTGATATCATTTATATATGTAAATATTGTGCTGATGCTTTTCAACCTTATTCCAATCCCACCGCTCGATGGTTCAAGGATTGTGAAAGTGATAATGCCAAAGAGCCTCCAGTACTACTGGGATCTAATGGAGAACTACTCAGGGATACTGCTGCTATTAATTCTGCTTCCTTTCTCCCCTTTGAGCCAGGTAATCGGGACATTTCTGACAAGTGGAATTCTCTACTTTATGAACCTTTTAATCCTGTAA
- the dcd gene encoding dCTP deaminase, which translates to MILSDKTIRDRVKSGQLVLEPFNEDHLQPASYDLTLGNKFLIFDTPNNLVIDVKEDSSALMREVVVNDGDFFVLHPGEFALANIAEVTGVDDKHVGRLEGKSSLGRIGIIIHATAGFLDPGNKLRMTLEFSNIGTLPVKLYPGMKIAQMAFEELDQPCEKPYGHKSLNSKYYGDMDVQASKMHKNF; encoded by the coding sequence ATGATTCTTTCAGACAAAACTATCCGCGACCGCGTCAAGAGCGGCCAATTAGTCCTCGAGCCATTTAATGAGGATCATCTTCAGCCTGCCTCATATGATCTTACTTTGGGAAACAAATTTCTGATTTTCGACACTCCGAACAACTTGGTAATTGATGTGAAAGAAGACTCAAGCGCCCTGATGCGCGAGGTGGTCGTAAATGACGGTGATTTCTTCGTGCTGCACCCAGGAGAATTTGCCCTCGCAAACATTGCCGAAGTTACAGGTGTAGACGATAAGCATGTTGGTCGACTTGAAGGCAAAAGCTCACTCGGCCGCATCGGGATAATTATCCATGCGACCGCAGGCTTCCTCGACCCAGGCAATAAGCTTCGCATGACTCTCGAATTCAGTAATATCGGCACTCTGCCGGTCAAGCTGTATCCAGGGATGAAAATTGCCCAGATGGCATTTGAGGAGCTCGATCAGCCATGTGAGAAGCCTTATGGCCACAAGTCATTAAACAGCAAATATTATGGCGACATGGATGTACAGGCGAGCAAGATGCACAAGAATTTCTAG
- a CDS encoding response regulator: protein MGRDSVNIVLIEDDSVIRLVLKNLLYSSFRKEKLNIYTCSNGMDGLGYLYVVHPEIIVIDATLPQYGGLEIIEYVRTNKVLNESSKKVVVLTAANQKLGDLPSDYVVLDKDDSDFLDRLINEISSLVEGRVEDGSRWFRFVKYIASQAYRYAHLSNQSADMAQKGNGPISKAILRANWIFYQVITTFFLSILYFLISRGDKDLNVPQRKDDLRLSRVRAYPALAVTLTFTLFLCAQVVLVSLSSYEFFNFFRSPAKAATYTWDGGGATENWSECTNWSTDVCPTSADSVIFDGTSSKNSTVDSSFGGTITAVSINAGYSGVVTQGRALIMNGAYTQSAGTYSANSFNFDANSTVTLNSGAIFTASSGNTNLGNAVTIDSAATFNNNSGIVIFDGSSSAVIACGNVTFNTVQITSSSSRTFNSDCTLPVGNNYTTTASGFIQLYGTLSGTGTFTKNNGSMTASAGSVFSGFSGLAIASLIVVDGDFSSYTSFVSTSSLIVNGTIVLPPSGTSFGTLNLNAAANVTAPSGTMTITGGINFNASSTFNHNNGTVSFTGSSGTVTCGGKLFNLVTFNNSGSKTISSSCTIPLGNNPTLLGNGGLTVAGTLSGTGTLTFPTGSLFTLNSGASFSGFSSISGGGLTVSGATLNLSGISSLTLSGQLLMTSGSVTLPPVADINGTLSMSAGTFTASSSTLNLAGALTISGSAVFNHNSGTIIFDGSTATLNCNSVSFNQVIFSNTGVKTISSTCTIALGNNPTVGVNNSGGLTVNGNVSGSGTLTAMGILTVNSGGVVSGFSNGSMNSITIAGGTFNTSIMTGIAATTVAVSSGSITLPPIADLTSVSVSGGSMTASSNTMSVSGSFTISGSGSFNHNGGVLTFDGISGSINCNNSTFNLVSFNHTSTKTVASSCSLPLGGDAVVTAAISLQGTLSGSGDLTIQGDLTVNSTGVLSGFESLYILEDMIVSGPTLNLSGYSGLDIAGTLTFSSGTLTLAENSAFGDFTFSGGNLIASAGTTTLRGQMQVTGTTTFDHNNGTIHFDNTAYEPIDCENFVFNHVTFGLDSILGIANNCSLPVGNDPVLPNGAINLYRYDLGGASLTGTGTLTKGGDTLYLAELSQDPGGFFSGFDSLNIDNLTVSTTTVTDLSGSTSFNSDVMVEVSSHLMLPATSTVSQLVINYNGTLTAPSDELIVTGDLTNSGIFNHNNGTVIFDGGATILTGNYQFNNIEVLPNIATFQVLEGSVITVEGMTTIAGTENNHIDLVSVTPGQPWYIDPQGSRNIQYVDVSDSVNNSPTAIQLLGTGSNLGNNVGWNFGIPVTTDLGEGAVIDGEFSVNTAPVFAFAISDEDSTDTVQYRIQIDDSEDFSTPVVDFTSAPLAQGSYTFTVGQAPSGGTYAVGNEGQVLGDSTYYWRVGGYDPTLYPVVYSTANEGEVAFGVDTIPPVGELFITDNSGSSNIRDIVILIPAIDTGSGVAEIMISEGEEFIETEWEQYEANLEYRTTATGSVTINVRLRDAVGNLSEVYSETVLISNSEPLPPEPEQDPEPEPEPEPVPGAEPDDGEEPAAPANNGSGRQTTSQPQSIIGRAGEAIVETTGRVVEEWEEGEYDLVTSGVATAASAGYILLFIPEIPGMALRFWIALLNFLKSRKRESFGIVYDAQDKAPLNNVIVRVYDDFGRLVDTDVTRYNGVYNLYLDNGRYRIDAVKTGYRFPARTIKTSTDGIYQSLYLGGVFSHKKDYSVDRAVPLDRAESGWSTVLVNVAQSGFVNALFIVLRILLVLGMVLSGLVLITSPSWLNFTFFLLYLIPVSLLIIQSMLKSGYTYGVVRSVKGNRLAGVEITLIEEGTDKTVQKVITDEQGRYRIVSFAGIYRLEFNGEHKVVKGKVKYTINKKLDLITGNFKLQPPEDNWTGSTESGVMRRVDSPQSVSPTQITA, encoded by the coding sequence ATGGGAAGGGATTCCGTAAATATAGTATTAATAGAAGACGATTCTGTCATACGGCTTGTACTGAAAAACCTGCTCTACTCCTCATTTCGCAAGGAGAAGTTAAATATCTATACATGCTCTAACGGCATGGACGGTCTCGGCTATCTATATGTAGTCCATCCAGAGATCATAGTAATCGATGCGACACTCCCTCAGTATGGTGGATTAGAAATAATAGAGTATGTGAGAACCAACAAGGTACTTAACGAGTCATCAAAAAAGGTGGTAGTACTGACCGCGGCAAATCAGAAACTGGGTGATCTTCCCAGCGATTATGTAGTACTGGATAAAGACGACTCCGATTTTCTCGACAGGCTTATCAATGAGATCTCTTCACTAGTAGAGGGCAGAGTGGAGGATGGCTCGAGATGGTTCCGATTTGTTAAGTATATTGCTTCGCAAGCATACAGGTATGCTCACCTCTCAAATCAGTCCGCTGACATGGCGCAGAAGGGTAACGGTCCTATCTCCAAAGCTATCCTGCGAGCGAATTGGATTTTCTACCAGGTAATAACGACCTTCTTTCTCTCGATACTCTACTTTCTGATCTCCCGGGGCGACAAGGATCTCAATGTCCCTCAGCGCAAAGACGATCTAAGGCTATCCAGAGTTCGAGCCTATCCGGCGTTAGCTGTCACCCTCACCTTCACTCTTTTCCTCTGTGCGCAGGTTGTTCTAGTATCGTTATCCTCGTATGAGTTTTTTAATTTTTTTAGATCTCCGGCGAAAGCGGCTACCTACACCTGGGATGGTGGTGGAGCTACGGAGAACTGGAGCGAGTGTACTAACTGGAGCACCGATGTGTGTCCTACCTCAGCGGACTCAGTAATATTTGATGGTACAAGCAGTAAAAATTCTACGGTAGACAGCTCTTTTGGTGGTACTATAACGGCTGTAAGTATTAATGCTGGGTATAGCGGAGTAGTAACCCAGGGACGAGCCCTGATTATGAATGGTGCCTATACTCAGTCCGCAGGTACATATAGTGCGAACAGTTTCAACTTTGATGCAAATAGTACGGTTACGCTTAATAGTGGCGCAATTTTTACTGCCTCGTCCGGTAATACGAACCTAGGCAATGCGGTAACAATCGACAGCGCTGCAACATTTAATAACAACAGTGGAATTGTAATTTTTGATGGGTCGTCATCAGCTGTGATTGCGTGTGGAAATGTAACCTTCAACACTGTGCAAATCACAAGTAGCTCAAGCCGGACTTTCAACAGTGATTGTACCCTACCAGTAGGAAACAATTACACAACCACAGCATCTGGATTTATCCAGTTGTATGGTACTTTGAGTGGCACTGGAACTTTTACTAAAAACAATGGGAGTATGACTGCTTCTGCAGGTTCAGTTTTCAGTGGCTTTAGTGGACTTGCCATAGCATCGTTAATTGTTGTAGACGGCGATTTTAGTAGCTACACATCGTTTGTTTCCACCTCGTCGCTAATAGTTAATGGGACAATCGTGTTACCACCGTCTGGGACGAGTTTCGGTACACTGAACCTAAATGCAGCTGCAAATGTTACCGCCCCATCTGGGACTATGACTATTACTGGAGGTATAAACTTTAACGCTAGCTCAACCTTTAATCACAATAACGGTACAGTAAGCTTTACGGGTAGCTCTGGGACAGTAACCTGCGGAGGGAAACTGTTTAACCTTGTGACGTTTAACAATAGTGGCAGTAAGACTATTTCATCAAGTTGCACAATACCACTTGGGAACAACCCAACTCTACTCGGAAACGGAGGGCTAACGGTGGCAGGTACCTTAAGTGGAACTGGTACTTTGACCTTTCCTACTGGTTCACTATTTACTCTCAACAGTGGCGCTAGTTTTAGTGGATTCTCTAGCATCTCAGGTGGCGGCTTGACTGTATCTGGTGCCACTCTGAATCTCAGCGGGATAAGTAGTTTGACCCTCTCAGGTCAGCTGCTTATGACTTCAGGTAGCGTAACTTTACCCCCAGTTGCAGATATAAATGGAACTCTTTCCATGAGCGCCGGAACCTTTACAGCCTCATCCTCGACACTTAACTTAGCAGGCGCGCTTACCATCTCAGGTAGTGCTGTATTCAACCACAATAGTGGGACGATAATATTTGATGGCAGCACTGCAACACTCAACTGTAACAGTGTGTCATTTAATCAGGTAATTTTTAGCAATACAGGGGTTAAGACTATATCCTCCACCTGCACTATTGCATTAGGAAATAATCCCACCGTTGGGGTAAACAACTCCGGCGGTTTGACAGTCAACGGTAATGTGAGTGGGAGTGGTACGCTTACAGCAATGGGGATACTCACAGTGAATAGTGGTGGAGTGGTAAGCGGTTTCAGTAATGGTTCGATGAACTCTATTACCATCGCAGGTGGGACGTTTAACACATCGATAATGACAGGTATAGCAGCGACTACTGTTGCAGTAAGCTCTGGAAGCATAACCTTGCCGCCGATTGCTGATCTTACCTCGGTATCAGTCAGTGGTGGGAGTATGACAGCATCTTCAAATACAATGTCCGTCTCCGGTTCTTTCACCATAAGTGGGTCTGGATCATTTAATCATAACGGAGGGGTACTTACCTTTGACGGAATCTCAGGCAGTATTAATTGTAATAATTCAACTTTCAATCTCGTGAGCTTTAATCACACGAGTACGAAAACCGTAGCGTCTAGCTGTTCATTACCACTCGGGGGCGATGCAGTCGTCACAGCAGCAATATCACTGCAGGGGACTCTCTCGGGCAGTGGTGATCTGACCATTCAGGGTGATTTGACTGTAAATAGCACAGGCGTTCTTAGCGGCTTTGAGAGTCTATATATACTGGAGGATATGATAGTCTCAGGTCCAACATTAAACCTATCTGGATACAGCGGTTTGGACATTGCAGGAACTCTGACCTTTAGTTCGGGCACACTCACACTTGCTGAGAACTCCGCTTTTGGCGACTTCACCTTTTCTGGCGGAAACCTGATCGCTTCCGCCGGCACAACTACATTACGTGGCCAGATGCAGGTGACTGGCACGACAACATTTGATCATAACAATGGAACAATCCACTTTGATAATACCGCATATGAGCCAATAGACTGTGAAAACTTCGTGTTTAACCATGTGACATTCGGCCTAGACTCTATTCTAGGAATCGCAAATAACTGTAGCCTTCCAGTCGGTAACGATCCAGTACTTCCAAATGGAGCAATAAATCTGTACAGGTATGACCTGGGCGGTGCCAGTTTGACTGGCACGGGAACGCTCACGAAGGGAGGAGATACACTTTACCTAGCTGAGTTATCCCAGGATCCTGGTGGCTTTTTCTCAGGATTTGACTCTCTTAACATTGACAACCTTACTGTTTCAACTACAACTGTTACTGACCTAAGTGGGTCAACGAGCTTTAATAGTGATGTTATGGTTGAAGTCTCGAGTCACCTGATGCTACCTGCTACTTCAACGGTTTCGCAATTGGTCATTAACTATAACGGTACATTAACCGCACCATCTGATGAGCTTATTGTCACAGGTGACTTAACCAATAGTGGTATTTTTAATCATAATAACGGTACAGTGATCTTCGACGGTGGTGCAACGATCCTTACAGGAAACTATCAGTTTAATAATATTGAGGTATTGCCAAACATCGCTACTTTCCAGGTGTTAGAAGGAAGTGTGATAACAGTAGAAGGTATGACTACGATTGCGGGGACAGAAAACAATCATATTGATTTGGTCTCTGTAACTCCAGGTCAGCCTTGGTACATTGATCCTCAAGGTTCAAGGAATATACAGTATGTGGATGTTAGCGATAGCGTAAATAATAGTCCGACTGCTATTCAGCTACTTGGTACTGGGTCTAACCTAGGTAATAATGTTGGTTGGAACTTCGGAATTCCGGTGACGACCGATCTTGGTGAGGGTGCCGTAATAGATGGAGAGTTTAGCGTTAATACAGCCCCTGTATTTGCATTTGCTATATCTGATGAGGACAGTACGGACACAGTCCAGTATCGAATTCAGATTGATGACAGCGAAGATTTCTCAACCCCTGTCGTTGATTTCACATCGGCACCACTAGCACAAGGTAGTTATACCTTCACCGTTGGTCAGGCTCCTTCAGGCGGCACATATGCTGTAGGTAACGAAGGGCAAGTTCTAGGTGATTCTACTTACTACTGGCGCGTTGGTGGCTATGATCCAACCCTTTACCCAGTCGTTTATAGTACTGCAAACGAAGGAGAGGTTGCCTTCGGAGTTGACACTATCCCTCCTGTGGGCGAACTATTTATTACAGACAATTCGGGCAGTAGTAATATTCGAGATATAGTAATTTTGATACCTGCGATCGATACTGGTTCTGGCGTTGCCGAGATTATGATATCGGAAGGCGAAGAATTTATTGAAACTGAGTGGGAGCAGTACGAAGCAAATCTTGAATACAGGACTACGGCAACTGGCTCGGTAACAATAAATGTGAGGCTTAGAGACGCCGTTGGTAACCTTTCGGAGGTTTATTCAGAGACGGTGCTGATATCTAATAGTGAACCTTTACCGCCTGAACCAGAACAGGATCCTGAACCCGAACCAGAACCTGAGCCTGTACCAGGCGCAGAACCAGACGACGGAGAGGAGCCAGCCGCACCAGCAAATAATGGTAGCGGAAGGCAGACTACCTCGCAACCACAGTCGATAATAGGTAGGGCTGGGGAAGCTATCGTTGAGACCACTGGACGGGTGGTGGAGGAGTGGGAGGAGGGAGAGTACGATCTGGTAACTTCTGGAGTGGCTACAGCCGCTTCTGCGGGCTACATATTACTCTTCATACCAGAGATCCCTGGCATGGCCTTGCGGTTCTGGATCGCACTGCTGAACTTCTTGAAATCGCGCAAACGTGAGTCGTTCGGTATCGTCTACGATGCTCAAGACAAAGCCCCACTAAATAATGTGATAGTACGTGTTTACGACGATTTTGGCAGGTTGGTTGATACAGATGTGACCAGATATAACGGTGTGTATAACCTATACCTTGATAATGGTAGATATAGGATCGATGCAGTTAAGACTGGCTACCGATTCCCTGCAAGGACGATCAAGACCTCTACAGATGGGATCTATCAAAGCCTTTACCTTGGTGGAGTATTTAGTCACAAAAAGGATTACTCGGTAGATAGAGCAGTGCCGCTAGATAGAGCTGAGAGCGGGTGGAGCACAGTATTAGTAAATGTCGCACAGAGCGGTTTTGTGAATGCACTATTTATTGTTTTGAGGATACTATTAGTTCTAGGCATGGTGCTCTCTGGCCTTGTACTTATTACCTCTCCATCGTGGTTGAACTTCACATTCTTCCTGCTATATCTAATACCTGTAAGCCTTTTAATCATTCAGAGCATGCTTAAGAGTGGCTATACATATGGTGTGGTAAGGTCTGTTAAAGGGAATAGGTTGGCCGGTGTGGAGATTACTTTAATCGAAGAGGGGACGGATAAAACTGTTCAGAAGGTGATTACTGACGAGCAGGGAAGGTATAGGATTGTCTCATTCGCCGGGATTTACAGATTGGAATTCAACGGTGAGCATAAAGTGGTCAAAGGGAAGGTAAAGTACACAATTAATAAGAAATTGGATCTGATAACGGGTAATTTCAAGCTGCAGCCTCCCGAGGATAATTGGACCGGGAGTACTGAGAGTGGAGTGATGAGGAGAGTTGATAGTCCGCAATCGGTTTCTCCAACACAAATTACCGCTTAA
- the rpmG gene encoding 50S ribosomal protein L33, which produces MAKKTKKTVLGLKCEGCGKRHYTIYKPNNQENNEKLKIKKYCPESQKHEWQTETKLS; this is translated from the coding sequence ATGGCTAAGAAAACAAAAAAGACCGTTCTCGGCTTGAAATGTGAGGGTTGCGGGAAGAGACATTACACTATCTACAAGCCGAACAACCAGGAAAACAACGAAAAGTTGAAGATTAAAAAGTATTGTCCTGAAAGCCAGAAACACGAGTGGCAGACAGAGACAAAGCTTAGTTAG
- the nusG gene encoding transcription termination/antitermination protein NusG, translated as MANKKVKNEVEMENAGDLQIVDNSAAVDQAVEAPAAEAEPAAKKTNPKCKWYVLSTRTGYENSVSEALKQRVEASGLDDMVEQILVPVQKKIVVKKGKQTVKEEKIFPGYVLIKMELNQNTWSILSNTEGVRGFVKTDKHPRPLPEKEVEAIMKFMEVEQPAYQASFSVGEAVKIVDGEFTDFIGSVKEIDESKGKVKIMITFFGREVPIELEFSQVSKL; from the coding sequence ATGGCAAATAAGAAAGTGAAAAACGAAGTAGAAATGGAAAATGCAGGTGATCTGCAGATTGTAGATAATTCTGCAGCAGTCGATCAGGCAGTTGAAGCACCTGCAGCTGAGGCAGAGCCAGCAGCCAAGAAAACAAATCCAAAGTGCAAATGGTATGTATTGAGCACAAGGACAGGCTATGAGAATAGCGTGTCAGAGGCTCTAAAGCAGCGTGTCGAGGCTTCTGGCCTTGACGACATGGTTGAGCAGATCCTAGTACCAGTACAGAAGAAGATCGTCGTAAAGAAGGGCAAGCAGACAGTTAAAGAAGAGAAGATCTTCCCAGGCTATGTGCTTATCAAGATGGAGTTGAACCAGAATACATGGAGCATCCTTTCAAATACTGAAGGTGTACGCGGCTTCGTAAAGACTGACAAGCACCCTCGCCCACTCCCAGAGAAAGAAGTCGAAGCAATCATGAAATTCATGGAGGTTGAGCAGCCTGCTTACCAGGCATCGTTCAGCGTCGGTGAGGCCGTTAAGATTGTGGATGGAGAATTCACAGACTTTATCGGTAGCGTGAAGGAGATCGACGAGTCGAAGGGTAAGGTGAAGATAATGATCACATTCTTCGGCCGCGAGGTGCCAATTGAATTAGAATTCTCGCAGGTAAGCAAACTTTAA
- the rplK gene encoding 50S ribosomal protein L11 → MAKEIVNKMKFTIPAGQATMAPPLGPALAPTGINTQEFITKFNEATREGQGVLTPVIITIYDDRTFTLEYKTPPVSELIRRELKLKSGSATPNLKKVGKLSKEQVLKIIEIKKPDLNSISEESAYNIIAGTAKQMGVEVAPYSN, encoded by the coding sequence ATGGCAAAAGAAATAGTAAACAAAATGAAGTTCACGATCCCAGCCGGACAGGCCACTATGGCTCCTCCGCTCGGACCTGCGCTTGCTCCTACAGGTATCAACACCCAGGAGTTCATCACCAAATTTAATGAAGCAACTCGCGAGGGTCAGGGAGTCCTCACACCAGTAATCATCACAATCTACGATGACAGGACATTCACACTCGAGTATAAGACACCTCCTGTATCTGAGCTGATCAGACGAGAATTGAAGCTTAAGAGTGGCTCAGCCACACCAAACTTGAAGAAGGTTGGTAAATTGAGCAAAGAACAGGTTCTCAAGATCATCGAGATAAAGAAGCCCGACCTGAACAGCATTAGCGAAGAGAGCGCCTACAATATTATTGCGGGAACAGCTAAGCAGATGGGCGTAGAAGTAGCACCATACTCGAATTAA
- the rplA gene encoding 50S ribosomal protein L1: MATRSKQYQKMKKAAPAPDQEFALKDAVAAVKKLSYSKFDGTVELHITLKLPKDTDMKSLKGSVSLPHSTGTKDVKVAVFCTPDNEAAAKEAGADMYNMEQLIKDVKGGKVDFDVAIATPDVMPQIAMLGKELGPRGLMPNPKTGTVTDDVATAVSEYKKGKLTFKCDDSGNMHFPVGKISMEDEQIVENIMAAVAAASDVVGRRPAQLVSKAHLAPTMGASVKVRFEFED; encoded by the coding sequence ATGGCAACAAGAAGCAAACAGTACCAGAAAATGAAGAAGGCAGCCCCAGCTCCAGACCAGGAGTTTGCACTTAAGGATGCAGTGGCAGCAGTAAAGAAGCTTTCATACTCAAAGTTTGACGGCACAGTAGAGCTGCACATCACCCTTAAGCTCCCTAAGGATACAGACATGAAGTCGCTTAAGGGCTCAGTCTCACTCCCCCACTCTACAGGCACCAAGGATGTTAAGGTCGCAGTTTTCTGCACACCAGATAACGAAGCAGCCGCAAAAGAGGCAGGTGCGGACATGTACAACATGGAGCAGCTGATCAAGGATGTAAAGGGTGGAAAAGTTGATTTTGATGTTGCAATCGCAACTCCAGATGTAATGCCTCAGATCGCTATGCTCGGTAAGGAGCTTGGACCTCGAGGATTGATGCCAAACCCTAAGACAGGCACAGTAACCGACGATGTCGCAACAGCAGTATCAGAGTATAAGAAGGGTAAGCTAACATTCAAATGCGACGACAGCGGCAACATGCATTTCCCAGTCGGCAAGATCTCGATGGAGGACGAGCAGATTGTGGAGAATATAATGGCAGCAGTCGCAGCAGCCTCCGATGTGGTTGGTCGCCGACCAGCCCAGCTCGTATCGAAAGCTCACCTCGCCCCTACCATGGGAGCAAGTGTGAAGGTTCGATTTGAGTTTGAGGATTAG
- the rplJ gene encoding 50S ribosomal protein L10, protein MAKSKDQKTALLEQYKSLLTENKGYIAVDTEGVDTTAVTELKKKLREIGSTVTVVKNNIFKIALDETKSPVETKDFDFQTAVITYDADPTVVAKLIKDVQKDTEKFEARFGVVEGKFVEKSKVMGLAEIPSREELLAKMLGSMIAPVSGVMNAVTGNVRGFAQVLSQLGEKGEQKA, encoded by the coding sequence ATGGCAAAGAGTAAAGACCAGAAAACGGCTCTTTTAGAGCAGTACAAATCACTCCTTACAGAGAATAAGGGATATATCGCCGTCGACACCGAGGGTGTAGATACAACAGCTGTAACTGAGCTCAAGAAGAAGCTCAGAGAGATCGGCTCAACCGTAACTGTTGTTAAGAACAATATCTTCAAGATCGCACTTGATGAGACCAAATCACCTGTTGAGACAAAGGATTTCGACTTCCAGACAGCTGTCATCACCTACGATGCCGACCCTACCGTTGTTGCCAAGCTTATCAAGGATGTCCAGAAGGACACTGAGAAGTTTGAGGCACGATTTGGTGTGGTTGAGGGCAAATTTGTTGAGAAATCAAAGGTCATGGGTCTTGCAGAGATCCCTTCGAGAGAAGAACTACTCGCAAAGATGCTTGGTTCTATGATTGCACCTGTATCTGGCGTGATGAATGCAGTGACTGGTAATGTTCGAGGGTTTGCTCAGGTATTGAGCCAGCTCGGTGAGAAGGGCGAGCAGAAAGCGTAG
- the rplL gene encoding 50S ribosomal protein L7/L12 produces the protein MADEVKNLPELSENGQKVLEMVEKMTVLELADLVKVMEDKFGVSAAAPVAVAAAPAAAGEAAEEKSIFNVVLKDAGANKIEVIKVVKDATGQGLMEAKQLVEAGGTIKEGAPKEEAEALKASLEAAGATVELA, from the coding sequence ATGGCAGACGAAGTAAAGAATCTTCCAGAGCTTTCAGAGAATGGCCAGAAAGTGCTCGAAATGGTTGAGAAAATGACCGTTCTTGAGCTTGCTGACCTCGTGAAGGTTATGGAGGACAAATTCGGTGTAAGCGCAGCAGCTCCAGTAGCAGTTGCAGCAGCTCCAGCAGCAGCTGGTGAGGCAGCCGAGGAGAAGTCTATCTTCAATGTTGTCCTCAAGGATGCAGGTGCCAATAAGATTGAGGTTATCAAGGTTGTGAAAGATGCAACCGGCCAGGGTCTTATGGAGGCAAAGCAGCTTGTTGAGGCTGGTGGTACCATCAAAGAGGGTGCACCAAAGGAAGAGGCTGAAGCTCTCAAAGCATCTCTGGAAGCAGCAGGTGCAACAGTTGAGCTTGCTTAA